The following proteins are encoded in a genomic region of Xanthomonas citri pv. mangiferaeindicae:
- a CDS encoding LysR family transcriptional regulator translates to MTRLDDIALFLRVLDLGSISAAARALDLSPAVASQRLKRLESALGVRLLHRTTRRLHPTAEGRALALGGRALVDDLDSLAAGLRESGGRGIAGTLRVTMSASFGRQHVSPLLPRFLARHPALRLSVHMSDQLVDLVREGFDLAIRIGELDDSRLVARPIAANERVLVASPHYLHRRGHPRVPADLADHACLLLVGSRGRQDHWPLLDRNGVRTEVAVSGRMESTLGEILRDAALAGEGIAMHSVWHVADDLRAGRLVRVLPEYAPPTTGIHAVMPERRLVPPRTRAFVDFLVEALGRSPPWAAAAEYAAALDSSKR, encoded by the coding sequence ATGACGCGGCTCGATGACATCGCCCTGTTCCTGCGCGTGCTCGATCTGGGCTCGATCAGTGCTGCCGCGCGCGCTCTGGACCTGTCGCCGGCCGTGGCCAGCCAACGCCTGAAGCGCCTGGAGAGCGCGCTGGGCGTGCGGCTGCTGCATCGGACCACGCGCCGGCTGCATCCCACTGCCGAGGGCCGCGCGCTGGCCTTGGGTGGGCGCGCGCTGGTCGACGATCTCGACAGCCTCGCCGCGGGTCTGCGCGAGAGCGGCGGGCGCGGGATTGCGGGCACGTTGCGGGTGACGATGTCGGCCTCGTTCGGGCGCCAGCACGTCTCGCCGCTGCTGCCGCGGTTCTTGGCCCGGCATCCCGCGCTGCGGCTGAGCGTGCACATGAGCGACCAATTGGTCGATCTGGTCCGGGAGGGCTTCGACCTGGCGATCCGGATCGGCGAACTGGACGACTCGCGCCTGGTCGCACGTCCGATTGCCGCCAACGAGCGCGTGCTCGTCGCCTCGCCGCACTATCTGCATCGGCGCGGTCACCCGCGCGTGCCGGCCGACCTGGCCGATCACGCGTGCCTGCTGCTGGTCGGCAGCCGCGGGCGCCAGGACCACTGGCCATTGCTCGACCGCAATGGCGTCCGCACCGAGGTCGCGGTGTCGGGGCGCATGGAAAGCACGCTGGGCGAGATCCTGCGCGACGCCGCGCTCGCAGGCGAGGGCATCGCGATGCATTCGGTGTGGCATGTCGCCGACGATCTGCGTGCGGGGCGTCTGGTCCGCGTGCTGCCGGAATACGCCCCGCCGACGACCGGCATCCATGCGGTCATGCCCGAGCGTCGGCTGGTGCCGCCGCGCACCCGCGCCTTCGTGGATTTCCTGGTCGAGGCCCTGGGCCGCTCGCCGCCCTGGGCGGCTGCCGCGGAATACGCCGCGGCGCTGGATAGCAGTAAGCGTTAA
- a CDS encoding pseudouridine synthase, translating into MSSRPSRGPAPPRYGIARILSKRGLCSRSEAERWVRDGRVRIGGRVVRDPEYPVALDEARIVIDGVTMSGAVHRYLMLNKPRGLVTTAHDERGRDTVYRCFDGAQLGWIAPVGRLDKASEGLLLFTSDPAWAAAIADPERGPSKTYHVQIDTRPDAALLAGLHAGIEDAGQHLRAASARVLREGGRNAWLEIVLDEGRNRQIRRLLAAHEVGVLRLVRVAIGRVGLGELAKGAWRELAPHEIERLAPRPTPAVKPA; encoded by the coding sequence ATGAGCAGCAGACCATCGCGCGGCCCCGCTCCGCCTCGTTACGGGATTGCGCGCATCCTGTCCAAGCGCGGCCTGTGCTCGCGCAGTGAGGCCGAGCGCTGGGTACGCGACGGGCGGGTCCGCATTGGCGGGCGTGTGGTCCGAGATCCCGAGTATCCGGTCGCACTCGACGAGGCGCGCATCGTCATCGATGGCGTGACCATGTCCGGTGCTGTGCACCGCTATCTGATGCTCAACAAGCCGCGGGGCCTGGTGACGACTGCCCACGACGAGCGCGGGCGCGACACCGTCTACCGGTGCTTCGACGGTGCGCAGTTGGGATGGATCGCGCCGGTTGGGCGGCTCGACAAGGCCAGCGAGGGCTTGCTGCTGTTCACCAGCGACCCCGCCTGGGCGGCGGCGATCGCCGACCCCGAGCGCGGCCCCAGCAAGACCTATCACGTGCAGATCGATACACGGCCCGACGCCGCGCTGCTCGCCGGCCTGCATGCCGGCATCGAGGACGCCGGCCAGCATCTGCGTGCCGCCTCCGCCCGGGTACTGCGCGAGGGGGGGCGCAATGCGTGGCTGGAGATCGTGCTCGACGAAGGCCGCAACCGGCAGATCCGCCGGCTGCTGGCCGCGCACGAGGTCGGCGTGCTGCGGCTGGTGCGTGTTGCGATCGGGCGCGTGGGTCTGGGCGAACTGGCCAAGGGCGCGTGGCGCGAACTCGCGCCCCACGAAATCGAACGTCTGGCGCCGCGCCCGACGCCGGCCGTCAAGCCGGCCTAG
- a CDS encoding glycine C-acetyltransferase: MSLTDRYAATLDEIRDAGLFKSERVITGPQSAQITLADGRTVLNFCANNYLGLADHPDIIAAAKDALDTHGFGMASVRFICGTQDLHKQLETTIADFFGKQDTILYAACFDANGGLFEPLLGEDDAIISDALNHASIIDGVRLCKAKRYRYANCDMADLEAQLKQARADGAKTILITTDGVFSMDGFIAPLDEITALAHKYDALVHIDECHATGFLGATGRGSAEVKGVLEKIDIITGTLGKAMGGALGGFTTAKAEVIELLRQRSRPYLFSNSLPPHVVAAGVKAFEMLDAAGELRERLVENTRYFRERMTAAGFDVRPGTHPISPVMLYDAKLAQRFAERLLEEGIYAIGFFFPVVPKDQARIRTQISAAHTREHLDQAIDAFTRIGRELGVLPA, translated from the coding sequence ATGTCCCTGACCGACCGCTACGCCGCCACCCTCGACGAGATCCGCGACGCCGGCCTGTTCAAATCCGAGCGCGTGATCACCGGCCCGCAGTCCGCGCAGATCACGCTGGCCGACGGGCGCACGGTGCTGAACTTCTGCGCCAACAACTACCTGGGCCTGGCCGATCACCCGGATATCATCGCCGCCGCCAAGGACGCGCTCGACACCCATGGCTTCGGCATGGCCTCGGTGCGCTTCATCTGCGGCACGCAGGACCTGCACAAACAGCTCGAGACGACGATCGCCGACTTCTTCGGCAAGCAGGACACGATTCTCTACGCCGCCTGTTTCGACGCCAATGGCGGGCTCTTCGAGCCGCTGCTCGGCGAGGACGACGCGATCATCAGTGACGCGCTCAACCACGCGTCGATCATCGACGGCGTGCGGCTGTGCAAGGCCAAGCGCTATCGCTACGCCAACTGCGACATGGCTGACCTCGAAGCGCAACTCAAGCAGGCGCGCGCCGACGGCGCGAAGACGATCCTGATCACCACCGACGGCGTGTTCTCGATGGACGGCTTCATCGCGCCGCTCGACGAGATCACCGCCCTGGCGCACAAGTACGACGCGCTGGTGCACATCGACGAGTGTCATGCGACCGGCTTCCTCGGCGCCACCGGTCGCGGCTCGGCCGAGGTCAAGGGCGTGCTGGAGAAGATCGACATCATCACCGGCACGCTCGGCAAGGCGATGGGGGGCGCGCTGGGCGGCTTCACGACCGCCAAGGCCGAAGTCATCGAACTGCTGCGCCAGCGCTCGCGTCCCTACCTGTTCTCCAACTCGCTGCCGCCGCACGTGGTTGCCGCCGGCGTCAAGGCCTTCGAGATGCTGGATGCGGCCGGTGAATTGCGCGAACGGCTGGTCGAGAACACCCGCTACTTCCGCGAGCGAATGACTGCGGCCGGCTTCGACGTGCGCCCCGGCACCCACCCGATCAGCCCGGTCATGCTTTACGACGCCAAGCTGGCGCAGCGCTTCGCCGAGCGCCTGCTCGAGGAAGGGATCTACGCGATCGGATTCTTCTTCCCGGTGGTCCCCAAGGACCAGGCCCGGATCCGCACCCAGATCAGCGCCGCACACACGCGTGAGCATCTGGACCAGGCGATCGACGCGTTCACCCGCATCGGCCGCGAACTGGGCGTGTTGCCAGCCTGA
- a CDS encoding L-threonine 3-dehydrogenase produces MKALVKREATKGIWMEEVPVPTPGPNDVLIKLEKTAICGTDLHIYLWDEWSQRTIKPGLVIGHEFVGRIVELGSAVTGYTVGQRVSAEGHLVCGHCRNCRAGKPHLCPNTVGIGVTRDGAFAEYIAMPATNLWPIPDQIPSELAAFFDPYGNAAHCALEFDVVGEDVLITGAGPIGVMAAGICKHIGARNVVVTDVNDYRLKLAADMGATRVVNVSNTSLKDVMADLHMEGFDVGLEMSGNPRAFNDMLDCMYHGGKVALLGLLPKGAGIDWDRIIFKGLTVQGIYGRKMYETWYKMTQLVLSGFPLGKVLSHQLPVDEFQKGFDLMESGKSGKVVLNWT; encoded by the coding sequence ATGAAGGCGCTGGTCAAGCGCGAAGCCACCAAAGGCATCTGGATGGAAGAGGTGCCGGTGCCGACCCCGGGCCCGAACGACGTGCTCATCAAGCTCGAGAAGACCGCAATCTGCGGCACCGACCTGCACATCTACCTGTGGGACGAGTGGAGCCAGCGCACCATCAAGCCCGGCCTGGTCATCGGCCACGAGTTCGTGGGCCGCATCGTCGAACTGGGGTCGGCGGTGACCGGCTACACGGTGGGCCAGCGCGTGTCAGCCGAGGGCCACCTGGTCTGCGGCCACTGCCGCAACTGCCGCGCCGGCAAGCCGCACCTGTGCCCGAACACCGTCGGCATCGGCGTGACCCGCGATGGCGCGTTCGCCGAGTACATCGCGATGCCGGCCACCAACCTGTGGCCGATCCCCGACCAGATCCCGTCCGAGCTGGCGGCATTCTTCGACCCCTACGGCAACGCCGCGCACTGCGCACTGGAGTTCGACGTCGTGGGCGAGGACGTGCTGATCACCGGCGCCGGCCCGATCGGGGTGATGGCCGCGGGCATCTGCAAGCACATCGGCGCGCGCAACGTCGTGGTGACCGACGTCAACGACTACCGCCTCAAGCTGGCCGCCGACATGGGCGCCACGCGCGTGGTGAACGTCAGCAACACCTCGCTCAAGGATGTCATGGCCGACCTGCACATGGAGGGCTTCGACGTCGGCCTGGAGATGAGCGGCAACCCGCGCGCGTTCAACGACATGCTCGATTGCATGTACCACGGCGGCAAGGTCGCCCTGCTCGGCCTGCTGCCCAAGGGCGCGGGCATCGATTGGGACCGGATCATCTTCAAGGGCCTGACCGTCCAGGGGATCTACGGCCGGAAGATGTACGAGACCTGGTACAAGATGACCCAACTGGTGCTGTCGGGCTTCCCGCTGGGCAAGGTGCTCAGCCACCAGTTGCCGGTCGACGAGTTCCAGAAGGGCTTCGACCTGATGGAATCGGGCAAGTCGGGCAAGGTCGTCCTCAACTGGACTTGA
- a CDS encoding dipeptidyl-peptidase 7, which translates to MRHPLLAATLLGVFLSCSHSSVAGEGMWVPQQLPEISPALRKAGLRLDANRLADLTGDPLGAVVSLGGCTASFVSPQGLAITNHHCAYGAIQLNSTPEKNLMRDGFNAAALGDEISAGPNARIYALDSIQDVTAEVRAAIDAAADGLGRTTALDAIEKSLVARCEAEPGYRCRLYSFLGGNSYRLFRNLEIRDVRLVYAPAGGIGSFGGDVDNWMWPRHTGDFAFYRAYVGRDGRPAEYAPDNVPYTPRRFLRLADKSLREGDFVMVAGYPGRTSRYASAGEFAETVAWRYPQVSRHYRALIDLVEAQGKQDPEIEVRYASAVRGWQNTLKNYEGQLQGFERIGALARKQQEAAAVQAWLQGQGEAGQPALEAQARIAALEAQAQATRERDLVLSLLDNSGVLSTAVRLYRLAIEKERPDAMREQGYQQRDLPVIEGSLRQMDRRYVPAMDRALTRYALQQYVQLPAGQRVAAIDQFLGGRDAAAIERALDRLARSRLGDSEERLKWFAADRHAFLRSNDPALQYAAGVVPELVRIEQEAKARAGDLLVLQPTVLQAVADYRASRGEAVYPDANSSLRITFGNVVGYTDRAGRTQTPFTRLEEIPAKATGTEPFDAPKAQLDAIAAGRQGGLADRRLRSVPVNFLADLDVTGGNSGSPVLDADGRLTGLLFDMTWDAVVSNWVFDPTMTRTISVDQRYIRWVMQEVDPAPRLLREMGAAR; encoded by the coding sequence ATGCGCCATCCGCTTCTGGCCGCGACGCTGCTGGGCGTCTTCCTCAGCTGCAGTCATTCGTCCGTCGCCGGAGAGGGGATGTGGGTCCCGCAACAACTGCCCGAGATCTCGCCGGCGCTGCGCAAGGCGGGCCTGCGGCTCGATGCCAACCGACTGGCGGACCTGACCGGCGACCCGCTGGGAGCGGTGGTGTCGCTGGGCGGCTGCACGGCCAGTTTCGTTTCGCCGCAGGGGCTGGCGATCACCAATCACCACTGCGCCTATGGCGCGATCCAGCTCAATTCCACGCCCGAGAAGAACCTGATGCGCGACGGCTTCAACGCCGCAGCGCTGGGCGACGAGATCTCGGCCGGCCCCAACGCCCGCATCTACGCGCTCGACAGCATCCAGGACGTCACCGCCGAGGTGCGGGCGGCGATCGATGCAGCCGCCGACGGGCTGGGCCGGACCACGGCGTTGGATGCGATCGAGAAGTCGCTGGTTGCGCGCTGCGAGGCCGAGCCCGGCTACCGCTGCCGGCTCTACAGCTTTCTGGGCGGCAACAGCTACCGGTTGTTCCGCAATCTGGAAATCCGCGACGTGCGGCTGGTCTACGCGCCGGCCGGCGGCATCGGCAGCTTCGGCGGTGATGTCGACAACTGGATGTGGCCGCGCCATACCGGCGACTTCGCGTTCTACCGCGCCTACGTCGGTCGCGACGGGCGCCCGGCCGAGTACGCGCCCGACAACGTGCCCTACACCCCGCGGCGTTTCCTGCGCCTGGCCGACAAGTCGCTGCGCGAGGGCGATTTCGTGATGGTGGCCGGCTATCCGGGGCGCACCAGCCGATATGCATCGGCCGGCGAGTTCGCCGAGACCGTCGCCTGGCGCTATCCGCAGGTCAGTCGCCATTACCGTGCGCTGATCGATCTGGTCGAAGCGCAGGGCAAGCAGGACCCCGAGATCGAAGTGCGCTATGCCAGCGCGGTGCGCGGTTGGCAGAACACGCTGAAGAACTACGAGGGGCAGCTGCAGGGCTTCGAGCGCATCGGTGCGCTCGCCCGCAAGCAGCAGGAGGCCGCCGCAGTGCAGGCCTGGTTGCAGGGCCAAGGGGAAGCAGGGCAGCCGGCGCTCGAGGCGCAGGCGCGCATCGCTGCGCTCGAGGCCCAGGCGCAGGCCACCCGCGAGCGCGACCTGGTGCTGTCGCTGCTCGACAACAGCGGCGTGCTGTCCACCGCGGTGCGCCTGTACCGGCTGGCGATCGAGAAGGAACGGCCCGACGCAATGCGCGAGCAGGGTTACCAGCAGCGCGATCTGCCGGTGATCGAGGGCAGCCTGCGACAGATGGACCGGCGCTATGTGCCGGCGATGGACCGCGCGCTGACCCGCTACGCCTTGCAGCAATACGTGCAGTTGCCGGCAGGCCAGCGAGTCGCGGCGATCGACCAGTTCCTGGGCGGCCGCGACGCGGCGGCGATCGAGCGCGCGCTCGACCGGCTCGCGCGCAGCCGCCTGGGCGACAGCGAGGAGCGCCTGAAGTGGTTCGCCGCCGACCGCCATGCCTTCCTGCGCAGCAACGATCCGGCGCTGCAGTACGCGGCCGGGGTGGTGCCGGAGCTCGTGCGGATCGAACAGGAGGCCAAGGCGCGCGCCGGCGACCTGCTGGTGCTGCAGCCAACCGTGCTGCAGGCGGTCGCCGACTATCGCGCCAGTCGCGGCGAGGCGGTCTATCCGGATGCCAATTCCTCACTGCGCATCACCTTCGGTAACGTCGTCGGTTACACCGACCGTGCGGGTCGGACGCAGACACCGTTTACCCGGCTCGAGGAGATTCCCGCCAAGGCGACGGGGACCGAGCCGTTCGATGCGCCCAAGGCGCAGCTCGACGCGATCGCCGCCGGCCGCCAAGGGGGCCTGGCCGACCGGCGCCTGCGTTCGGTACCGGTGAATTTCCTGGCCGACCTCGATGTGACCGGCGGCAATTCCGGCTCACCGGTTCTCGATGCCGACGGCCGCCTGACCGGACTGCTGTTCGACATGACGTGGGACGCGGTGGTATCGAACTGGGTGTTCGACCCGACGATGACGCGGACGATCTCGGTCGACCAGCGCTACATCCGCTGGGTGATGCAGGAGGTCGATCCGGCGCCGCGGTTGCTCCGGGAAATGGGCGCGGCGCGCTGA
- a CDS encoding phosphoglycerate mutase, whose translation MRILLARHGETPWNAEGRYQGQEDIPLSPVGERQATLLGARLADVRIDRAVSSPLARANHTARLALGVDRASLLTTDPGLAEIAHGTWEGLLAAEIGERDPERLAAWRDAPDTVQMPGGESLQQVLDRAWPAFARALAGLGPDDTALIVAHDAVNRVILCRVLGLPLARLWTFRQAPTTLNLLEGPDVDRLDVVRLNDCAHHTAFFGEAVHRAL comes from the coding sequence ATGAGAATCCTGCTTGCCCGCCATGGCGAAACGCCGTGGAACGCCGAAGGCCGCTACCAGGGGCAGGAAGATATCCCGCTCTCGCCGGTCGGCGAGCGCCAGGCGACCTTGCTCGGTGCGCGGCTGGCGGACGTGCGCATCGACCGGGCGGTCAGTTCGCCGTTGGCGCGTGCGAACCACACCGCACGTCTGGCCCTGGGCGTGGATCGCGCCTCCCTGCTGACCACCGATCCCGGCCTGGCCGAGATCGCGCATGGCACCTGGGAAGGCCTGCTTGCGGCTGAGATCGGCGAGCGCGACCCCGAGCGTCTGGCAGCGTGGCGCGACGCCCCCGACACGGTGCAGATGCCGGGCGGCGAATCGCTGCAGCAAGTGCTTGATCGTGCGTGGCCGGCGTTCGCACGCGCGCTCGCGGGCCTGGGCCCGGACGACACGGCGCTGATCGTCGCGCATGACGCAGTCAACCGGGTGATCCTGTGCCGCGTGCTCGGCCTGCCGCTCGCGCGTCTGTGGACCTTCCGTCAGGCGCCGACCACGCTCAATCTGCTCGAGGGCCCCGATGTCGATCGTCTCGACGTCGTCCGTCTGAACGACTGCGCGCACCACACCGCGTTCTTCGGCGAGGCGGTCCACCGCGCGCTATGA
- a CDS encoding bifunctional folylpolyglutamate synthase/dihydrofolate synthase yields the protein MTASASLADWLARLEARHPVEVDLGLERVAAVHARLDCGPPAARVITVAGTNGKGSTVALIEASARAAGWRVGAYTSPHLLAYNERVRIDGADADDAALVAAFEAIEAVRGDTPLTYFETGTLAALWLFARAGLDLAILEVGLGGRLDAVNLVDADVAVVTTVDLDHQDWLGNDREAIGLEKAGIARPWRPLILGDDDPPASVLRHAYRIGAVAIRAGSDFLFAPAGEGRWIWREVGYEVELPLPALAAPVQLRNAAVAVAALRALNVDVPDTALAAGIAGAHVAARLQRFEQGGVELVVDVAHNPQAAQALAQWLGAAPAQGRTWAVYAALADKDATGVVAALAAAVDGWWLAGLADAGARSQSAEALRARLAGTAAEQAPVAADVGGALAAALAQARPGDRVLVFGSFHTAAAALARLQGPG from the coding sequence ATGACCGCATCCGCATCGCTCGCCGACTGGCTGGCGCGCCTCGAAGCGCGGCATCCGGTCGAGGTGGACCTGGGGCTGGAGCGCGTTGCTGCGGTCCATGCGCGACTCGACTGTGGCCCGCCGGCCGCCCGTGTCATCACCGTGGCCGGAACCAACGGCAAGGGCTCGACGGTCGCCTTGATCGAGGCCTCGGCGCGTGCGGCCGGCTGGCGCGTGGGCGCCTACACCTCGCCGCATCTGCTGGCCTACAACGAGCGCGTGCGCATCGACGGCGCCGATGCCGACGATGCCGCGCTGGTGGCGGCGTTCGAGGCGATCGAGGCCGTGCGCGGCGACACGCCGTTGACCTATTTCGAGACCGGCACGCTGGCCGCGCTGTGGCTGTTCGCGCGCGCGGGGCTGGACCTGGCGATTCTCGAAGTCGGGCTCGGCGGTCGCTTGGATGCGGTCAACCTGGTCGATGCCGATGTCGCGGTGGTCACCACGGTGGATCTCGATCACCAGGATTGGCTGGGCAACGACCGCGAGGCGATCGGTCTGGAAAAAGCCGGCATCGCGCGCCCGTGGCGGCCGCTGATACTCGGCGACGACGATCCGCCGGCAAGCGTGCTGCGGCATGCCTACCGGATCGGCGCGGTCGCAATCCGCGCCGGCAGCGATTTCCTGTTCGCACCTGCGGGCGAAGGGCGCTGGATCTGGCGCGAGGTCGGCTATGAAGTCGAACTGCCGCTGCCCGCCCTGGCCGCGCCTGTGCAGCTGCGCAACGCCGCCGTCGCGGTGGCGGCCCTGCGTGCGCTCAACGTTGATGTGCCCGATACCGCGCTCGCGGCGGGGATTGCCGGCGCGCACGTCGCCGCGCGCTTGCAACGGTTCGAGCAGGGTGGGGTCGAGCTCGTCGTCGACGTGGCGCACAACCCACAGGCCGCCCAGGCGCTGGCGCAGTGGTTGGGGGCCGCGCCCGCGCAAGGCCGGACGTGGGCGGTCTATGCCGCATTGGCCGACAAGGATGCGACGGGCGTCGTCGCGGCGCTGGCGGCTGCGGTCGACGGCTGGTGGCTGGCAGGGCTAGCCGACGCCGGTGCGCGTAGCCAATCGGCTGAGGCGCTGCGCGCGCGGCTGGCAGGCACCGCTGCCGAGCAGGCCCCGGTGGCGGCCGACGTGGGCGGCGCGCTGGCGGCGGCGCTGGCGCAAGCGCGCCCGGGCGACCGGGTCCTGGTGTTCGGCTCTTTCCACACCGCCGCCGCTGCGCTCGCGCGGTTGCAGGGCCCGGGTTAA
- a CDS encoding amidophosphoribosyltransferase — protein sequence MCGIVGIVGTSEVAGALYDGLTVLQHRGQDAAGIATANGTALRVQKGNGLVRDVFDAKTMALLRGRVGIAHCRYPTAGSEGSDEAQPFYVNSPFGIALAHNGNLVNTDQLRQQVFETDRRNVNTESDSEVLLNVFAHELDREKALTPEAAFRAIEGVNRRARGGYAVVATVLGLGLVAFRDPHGIRPLVLGRRQSEEGTEYAVASESVALDILGFERLRDVEPGEGIVVTARGELHHRPCAPQQAHAPCIFEYVYFARPDSMIENISVHKARMRMGVTLGEKILRLRPDHDIDTVIPIPDTSRDSALEIANVLGVKYREGFIKNRYVGRTFIMPGQGERAKSVKRKLNPIPLEFRNRVVLLVDDSIVRGTTSKQIVQMARDAGAKKVYLASAAPPVRYPNIYGIDMPSVDELVAHNRTEAEIEAFLGCDWLIYQDLADLEAAVAGPKFPDLRFDSSCFSGEYVTGIEPGYFERLRQLRSDEAKNKRRA from the coding sequence ATGTGCGGGATCGTCGGGATCGTCGGAACCTCCGAAGTCGCGGGTGCGCTGTATGACGGTCTGACCGTCCTGCAGCACCGCGGGCAGGATGCGGCAGGCATCGCCACCGCCAATGGCACCGCGCTGCGTGTGCAGAAGGGCAACGGCCTGGTGCGCGACGTGTTCGACGCCAAGACGATGGCGCTGTTGCGCGGCCGCGTCGGCATCGCCCATTGCCGCTATCCGACCGCGGGCAGTGAGGGCAGCGACGAGGCGCAGCCGTTCTACGTCAATTCGCCGTTCGGCATCGCGCTCGCGCACAACGGCAACCTGGTCAACACCGACCAGTTGCGCCAGCAGGTGTTCGAGACCGATCGGCGCAACGTCAATACCGAGTCCGACTCGGAAGTGCTGCTCAACGTGTTCGCGCACGAGCTCGACCGCGAGAAGGCATTGACCCCCGAGGCCGCATTCCGCGCGATCGAGGGCGTCAATCGACGTGCGCGTGGCGGCTACGCGGTCGTGGCGACCGTGCTGGGCCTGGGCCTGGTCGCGTTCCGCGATCCGCACGGCATCCGTCCGCTGGTGCTCGGCCGCCGACAGAGCGAGGAGGGCACCGAGTACGCGGTGGCGTCCGAATCGGTCGCGCTCGACATCCTCGGCTTCGAACGGCTGCGCGACGTCGAGCCCGGCGAGGGCATCGTCGTCACCGCGCGCGGCGAGCTGCACCATCGCCCGTGTGCGCCGCAGCAGGCGCACGCGCCTTGCATCTTCGAGTACGTGTACTTCGCGCGCCCCGACTCGATGATCGAGAACATCTCGGTGCACAAGGCGCGCATGCGCATGGGCGTGACCCTGGGCGAGAAGATCCTGCGGCTGCGCCCGGATCACGACATCGACACCGTGATCCCAATCCCCGACACCTCGCGCGACTCTGCGCTGGAGATCGCCAACGTGCTGGGCGTGAAGTACCGCGAGGGCTTCATCAAGAACCGTTACGTCGGCCGCACCTTCATCATGCCGGGGCAGGGCGAACGTGCGAAGTCGGTCAAGCGCAAGCTCAATCCGATCCCGCTCGAATTCCGCAACCGCGTCGTGCTGCTGGTCGACGATTCGATCGTGCGCGGCACCACGTCCAAGCAGATCGTGCAGATGGCGCGCGATGCCGGCGCCAAGAAAGTCTATCTGGCGTCCGCGGCGCCGCCGGTCCGTTACCCCAACATCTACGGCATCGACATGCCGTCGGTGGACGAACTGGTCGCGCACAACCGCACCGAGGCCGAGATCGAGGCGTTCCTGGGCTGCGACTGGTTGATCTACCAGGACCTGGCCGATCTCGAGGCGGCCGTCGCCGGGCCCAAGTTCCCCGACCTGCGCTTCGACAGCTCGTGCTTCAGCGGCGAGTACGTCACCGGCATTGAGCCGGGCTATTTCGAGCGACTGCGCCAGCTGCGCTCCGACGAAGCCAAGAACAAGCGCCGCGCGTGA
- a CDS encoding UDP-2,3-diacylglucosamine diphosphatase produces the protein MTTYFLSDLHLDPARPAITELFAAFLDGEARQAQALYVLGDLFESWVGDDDPSEAGALVADRLRALSDAGVPVAFMHGNRDFLVGDTWAQRAGLRILPDPAVILLYGRPVLLTHGDLLCTDDVEYQAIRAQTRDPRWQAQMLAQPLAARLAFAQQARNASQTRAAALREAGTMETVTDVAPATVSEWFVRYGIDTMIHGHTHRPAIHELQIADRACRRIVLGDWFEQGSVLRASADGRFELSAL, from the coding sequence ATGACGACCTACTTCCTGTCCGACCTCCACCTCGACCCGGCGCGTCCGGCGATCACCGAGCTGTTTGCCGCGTTCCTCGACGGCGAGGCGCGACAGGCGCAGGCGCTGTACGTGCTCGGTGATCTGTTCGAGTCGTGGGTCGGCGACGACGATCCGTCCGAAGCCGGCGCGCTGGTCGCCGACCGCCTGCGCGCGCTGTCGGACGCGGGCGTGCCGGTGGCCTTCATGCACGGCAACCGCGACTTCCTCGTCGGCGACACCTGGGCGCAGCGCGCGGGCCTGCGGATCCTGCCCGACCCGGCAGTGATCCTGCTGTACGGCCGCCCGGTGCTGCTGACCCACGGCGACCTGCTGTGCACCGACGATGTCGAGTACCAGGCGATCCGCGCCCAGACCCGCGACCCGCGCTGGCAGGCACAGATGCTCGCCCAGCCGCTGGCCGCGCGGCTGGCGTTCGCACAGCAGGCGCGCAATGCCAGCCAGACCCGCGCCGCCGCGCTGCGCGAGGCTGGCACGATGGAGACCGTGACCGATGTCGCGCCGGCCACGGTCAGCGAGTGGTTCGTCCGCTACGGCATCGACACGATGATCCACGGCCACACCCACCGCCCCGCGATCCACGAACTGCAGATCGCCGACCGCGCCTGCCGCCGCATCGTGCTCGGCGACTGGTTCGAACAGGGCTCGGTACTGCGCGCGAGCGCCGACGGCCGCTTCGAGCTTTCGGCGCTGTAG